One segment of Chryseobacterium viscerum DNA contains the following:
- a CDS encoding DUF349 domain-containing protein, with translation MTTENNLSENEEKNNPNEVSQDTSENTVSHDANPHEDDAEHLEEHEEVEISLADALKEMEKIINTPNAGENFKRFNLLKEKASHYIHDEVEDKKHEYVEAGNPAENFSYEHPSQTKYSALINIFKEKHDSFQKGQEEEQKKNLEHRQSIIERLKNLYTSSEPGINLFKSIREIKEEWSKAGQVAKSEFKILNNNYFHHLNQFYQMLDLNKEFLEQEYSHNLEKREHIIARAKELENEPVIQKALNELQYLHKLWKEEAEPVAEEFREKTWEEFKEISNKIHERKSELSASIEKEQTVNLEKKNEIIAEIKKLSEPSETPNHNYWQNAIKRVEDLRSDFLKTGSVPRKLSNQNWNDFKTTLRGFNTTKNNYYKSLKGSQQANLEEKLKLIQTAQDNMNNEEWDIAVPLFKKLQEDWKKIGHVPKSMTNKIWDEFRDACNAFFNNYREKSNTSTDNWKENYKNKKALLDELKLVSNEEGSIERIEQIKTSWNNIGKVPRDKISINSEFNKTLREKLKINKINELELKEEGLSENQLTDKARKIKNQISDLEAEIVKLENNLSFFNKPSRENPLLRDTYNTIDEKKAHLETLKQNLHSIISGD, from the coding sequence ATGACTACAGAAAACAATCTTTCTGAAAACGAAGAAAAGAACAATCCTAACGAAGTATCTCAGGACACATCAGAAAACACAGTTTCTCATGATGCAAACCCACATGAAGATGATGCAGAGCACCTGGAAGAACATGAAGAGGTAGAAATTTCCCTTGCCGATGCTTTAAAGGAAATGGAAAAAATCATCAACACTCCCAACGCCGGTGAGAATTTCAAAAGATTCAACCTGTTGAAGGAAAAAGCAAGTCACTATATCCATGATGAAGTGGAGGATAAAAAACATGAATATGTAGAAGCCGGAAATCCTGCTGAAAACTTTAGTTATGAACATCCTTCCCAGACTAAATATTCAGCATTGATTAATATTTTCAAGGAGAAACATGACAGCTTCCAGAAAGGACAGGAAGAAGAGCAGAAGAAAAACCTTGAACACCGTCAAAGTATTATTGAAAGACTTAAAAATCTATATACAAGTTCTGAACCGGGAATCAATCTTTTCAAATCCATCCGTGAAATTAAAGAAGAGTGGTCAAAAGCCGGACAGGTTGCAAAATCTGAATTCAAAATTCTTAACAACAACTACTTCCACCACCTGAACCAGTTTTATCAGATGCTGGATCTGAATAAAGAATTTCTGGAGCAGGAATACAGCCACAATCTGGAAAAGAGAGAGCATATCATTGCCCGTGCTAAAGAACTGGAGAATGAACCGGTAATTCAAAAGGCTTTAAACGAGCTTCAGTATCTTCATAAACTTTGGAAGGAAGAAGCTGAGCCTGTTGCAGAGGAATTCCGTGAAAAAACATGGGAAGAATTCAAAGAAATTTCCAACAAAATTCACGAGAGAAAATCTGAGCTTTCCGCATCTATTGAAAAAGAACAGACTGTAAATCTTGAAAAGAAAAACGAGATCATTGCTGAAATCAAGAAACTTTCTGAGCCATCAGAAACTCCTAATCACAACTACTGGCAAAATGCCATCAAAAGAGTTGAAGATCTGCGTTCTGATTTCTTAAAAACCGGAAGCGTTCCAAGAAAATTATCCAACCAAAACTGGAATGATTTCAAAACAACACTGAGAGGTTTTAATACGACGAAAAACAACTATTACAAATCGTTGAAAGGTTCACAGCAAGCAAATCTTGAAGAGAAATTAAAACTGATCCAGACAGCACAGGACAATATGAACAATGAAGAATGGGATATCGCAGTTCCGTTATTCAAAAAGCTGCAGGAAGACTGGAAGAAAATAGGCCACGTTCCAAAGAGCATGACCAATAAAATCTGGGATGAATTCCGTGATGCATGTAACGCATTCTTCAACAACTACAGAGAGAAAAGCAATACTTCTACCGATAACTGGAAAGAAAATTATAAAAACAAAAAAGCGCTTCTTGATGAATTGAAACTGGTTTCCAATGAAGAAGGAAGCATCGAAAGAATTGAACAGATCAAAACTTCATGGAACAACATTGGAAAAGTTCCGAGAGATAAAATTTCAATCAACTCTGAATTCAACAAGACATTAAGAGAAAAATTGAAAATAAACAAAATCAACGAACTTGAACTGAAAGAAGAAGGTCTGTCTGAAAACCAGCTTACTGACAAAGCAAGAAAGATCAAAAACCAAATCTCTGATCTTGAAGCTGAAATTGTAAAACTGGAAAACAACCTTTCTTTCTTCAACAAACCATCAAGGGAGAATCCTCTTTTAAGAGATACTTACAACACCATTGATGAGAAAAAAGCTCATCTGGAAACATTAAAGCAAAATCTTCACAGCATTATCAGCGGAGATTAA
- the ribD gene encoding bifunctional diaminohydroxyphosphoribosylaminopyrimidine deaminase/5-amino-6-(5-phosphoribosylamino)uracil reductase RibD, which produces MNNDELYIKRCIELAKKALGKTYPNPLVGSVIVHNGEIIGEGYHHKAGENHAEINAINSVKNKDLIPESTIYVSLEPCAHFGKTPPCALKIKELGFKKVVIGAMDSHDKVNGKGKKIIQDAGIEAVSGILEQECIELNKRFFTYHEKKRPYIILKWAESGDGFLDKDFKPTAVSNTLVNQFVHQLRADEHAILVGTQTALNDNPSLTVRNAEGTNPVRILIDFDLKVPSNFNIYNNEARTLVLNAVKEGTEGSVQFIKTNRNNFLPELMEALYKEQIQSVIIEGGRFTLQQFINADLWDEAIVIRNENLKLENGTKAPEFNHTADTIENFRDNTVSFFRLK; this is translated from the coding sequence ATGAACAACGACGAACTGTATATCAAAAGATGTATTGAGCTGGCTAAGAAAGCCCTTGGCAAAACCTATCCCAACCCTCTTGTAGGAAGTGTGATTGTACACAACGGAGAGATCATTGGTGAAGGATATCATCATAAAGCCGGGGAAAACCATGCCGAAATCAATGCCATCAATTCCGTTAAAAATAAAGATCTTATTCCGGAATCCACCATCTACGTATCCCTGGAACCTTGTGCTCACTTTGGAAAAACACCTCCTTGTGCTTTAAAGATTAAAGAATTAGGATTTAAAAAAGTGGTTATTGGCGCTATGGATTCCCATGACAAAGTGAATGGTAAAGGAAAGAAAATCATTCAGGATGCAGGAATTGAAGCTGTTTCAGGAATTCTTGAACAAGAATGTATTGAACTTAACAAAAGGTTTTTCACCTATCATGAAAAGAAAAGACCTTATATTATTCTAAAATGGGCAGAATCTGGTGATGGCTTCCTGGATAAGGATTTTAAACCGACTGCTGTTTCCAACACATTGGTGAATCAGTTTGTCCATCAGTTAAGAGCTGACGAACATGCCATTTTAGTAGGAACCCAAACTGCTTTAAATGACAATCCAAGTCTTACTGTAAGAAATGCAGAAGGAACAAACCCCGTCAGAATCCTGATCGATTTTGATTTAAAAGTCCCGTCCAATTTCAACATTTACAATAATGAAGCAAGGACATTGGTTTTAAATGCTGTAAAAGAAGGCACCGAAGGATCTGTTCAATTTATTAAAACCAACAGAAATAATTTCCTGCCTGAGCTTATGGAAGCACTGTATAAAGAGCAGATACAGTCTGTCATTATTGAAGGGGGGCGTTTTACACTACAGCAGTTTATCAATGCTGATCTTTGGGATGAAGCCATTGTCATTAGAAATGAAAATCTAAAGCTGGAAAACGGAACAAAAGCGCCGGAATTTAATCATACAGCAGATACCATTGAAAACTTTAGAGACAATACAGTTTCTTTCTTCAGACTAAAATAA
- a CDS encoding bacteriocin-like protein gives MKNLKKVSRQNLKKVNGGNAPECCSFYPPSLQHCCATPSSMSCPPPWADGTFSC, from the coding sequence ATGAAAAATTTAAAGAAAGTTTCAAGACAGAACTTAAAGAAAGTAAATGGAGGAAATGCTCCTGAATGCTGTTCATTCTATCCACCATCATTACAGCACTGCTGTGCAACACCATCCAGCATGAGCTGTCCACCGCCTTGGGCAGATGGAACATTCTCTTGTTAG
- a CDS encoding bacteriocin-like protein, which translates to MKNLKKVSRASMKTIKGGVFVTCILPNGQPTRCRDKCPQDFCGPTSYMCLIPMDLCGDVM; encoded by the coding sequence ATGAAAAATTTGAAAAAAGTTTCCAGAGCCAGCATGAAAACCATTAAAGGAGGTGTTTTTGTAACATGCATACTACCTAATGGACAGCCTACAAGATGCAGAGATAAATGCCCTCAGGATTTTTGCGGCCCAACAAGTTATATGTGCCTGATCCCAATGGATCTGTGCGGAGATGTGATGTAA
- a CDS encoding IMPACT family protein: MTFEYKTIEKPIENTLLKEKGSKFIGFAFPVTNEKELKGALEKIREEHPKATHHCYAFRMGLNGENYRANDDGEPSGSAGLPIYNQLLANEVTNILVIVVRYYGGTKLGVSGLVKTYKESAKITLEEAQIITRELETEIEIQFNFNQQNTIFTLLSKFDAKVLNFDANENCILTASLKLAQKENISEKLSEMQYVSFEFND; encoded by the coding sequence ATGACGTTTGAATATAAAACCATAGAAAAACCCATAGAAAACACCCTTTTAAAGGAAAAAGGAAGCAAGTTTATAGGATTTGCATTCCCGGTAACCAATGAAAAAGAACTAAAAGGCGCACTGGAAAAAATAAGAGAAGAACATCCGAAAGCTACTCACCACTGTTATGCTTTCAGAATGGGATTAAATGGTGAAAACTATCGTGCCAATGATGATGGTGAACCTTCCGGAAGTGCCGGATTACCTATTTATAATCAGCTGTTAGCAAACGAGGTCACCAATATTCTTGTGATTGTAGTCCGTTATTATGGAGGAACCAAACTTGGGGTTTCGGGATTGGTAAAAACTTATAAGGAATCTGCAAAGATCACATTGGAAGAAGCCCAGATCATTACCCGTGAACTGGAAACAGAGATAGAGATTCAGTTTAATTTTAACCAGCAGAATACTATATTCACCCTGCTTTCAAAATTTGATGCTAAAGTTTTGAATTTCGATGCTAACGAAAACTGCATCCTTACCGCCTCCCTGAAGCTTGCACAAAAAGAAAACATCTCGGAAAAACTCTCCGAGATGCAATATGTTTCATTTGAATTTAATGATTAA
- a CDS encoding zinc metallopeptidase: protein MVGYYIIIGISMLVSWWVSSRLKSKFEYYSNVHLRNGLSGKEVAEKMLRDNGINDVQVISVPGQLTDHYNPADKTVNLSEGVYMQRNAAAAAVAAHECGHAVQHAVGYSMLNLRSKLVPIVNISSNLMQFVLIAGIAVMAASRTIENPNGNTTVLAIGVAMFAVTTLFAFVTLPVEYDASNRAMKWLKDTGTVTAEEFVGVQDSLKWAARTYVVAALGSLAQLLYWGSLLLGGRRD from the coding sequence ATGGTGGGTTATTATATCATTATTGGTATTTCAATGTTGGTGAGCTGGTGGGTTTCGTCCAGATTGAAATCGAAATTTGAATATTATTCCAATGTACACCTTCGAAATGGCCTTTCGGGGAAAGAAGTAGCGGAAAAGATGTTGAGAGATAACGGGATAAATGATGTTCAGGTAATATCAGTACCAGGGCAGTTGACGGACCACTATAATCCGGCAGATAAAACAGTAAACCTTTCTGAAGGAGTTTATATGCAGAGAAATGCAGCGGCAGCGGCAGTAGCAGCTCATGAATGCGGACATGCAGTACAACATGCGGTAGGATATTCTATGCTGAATTTACGTTCAAAGCTGGTTCCTATTGTTAATATAAGTTCCAATCTGATGCAATTTGTCCTTATTGCGGGTATCGCGGTAATGGCTGCATCAAGAACGATAGAAAACCCTAATGGAAATACAACTGTTCTTGCTATTGGAGTTGCAATGTTTGCGGTGACAACACTCTTTGCCTTTGTAACGCTTCCTGTGGAATATGATGCAAGTAATAGAGCGATGAAATGGCTTAAAGATACAGGAACTGTAACTGCAGAAGAATTTGTAGGAGTACAGGACAGCCTGAAATGGGCAGCAAGAACTTACGTGGTAGCAGCCTTAGGGTCCCTGGCACAGCTTCTTTACTGGGGATCATTGCTTCTTGGTGGAAGAAGAGATTAA
- a CDS encoding GNAT family N-acetyltransferase produces the protein MSKVSIIEVKTAGQLKQFVKFPMDLYKNNPYYVPSFIKDEMKIWDANENPAFHYSESKQFLAVKDSKVVGRIAVIINHKEEKELDIKKVRFGWIDFIDDTEVSKALIQTAIDYAKEHNINKIEGPMGFTNLDKAGMLTMGFDKLATMIGIYNHAYYPKHLENLGLAKEKEWVEYEMNFPKVLPEKVEKFSGLIAQKYKLSVLKFKSKEEILPYVEPMFKLLDETYKHLSTYTPISDEQIKTYKEKYFPFIDKNYVICVVDENQQLVSFAITMPSYSKALQKSKGKLFPFGWWHFLQAGKKNDRANFYLIGIHPEYQRRGVTAIIFKEIFVRFTSMGINFAETNPELEENKSVQLLWQDYNPVNHKRRRTYSMEVNK, from the coding sequence ATGTCTAAGGTTTCAATTATTGAAGTAAAAACAGCCGGTCAACTCAAGCAATTCGTAAAATTTCCGATGGATCTGTACAAAAATAATCCGTACTATGTTCCATCCTTTATCAAAGACGAAATGAAAATCTGGGATGCAAATGAAAATCCGGCGTTCCACTATTCCGAATCCAAGCAGTTTCTGGCCGTAAAAGACAGTAAAGTAGTAGGAAGAATTGCCGTAATTATTAACCATAAGGAAGAGAAAGAATTAGACATCAAAAAAGTACGTTTTGGCTGGATAGACTTCATCGATGACACTGAGGTTTCCAAAGCGTTGATTCAGACTGCCATTGATTATGCTAAAGAACATAATATCAATAAAATTGAAGGACCCATGGGATTCACAAATCTTGACAAGGCAGGAATGCTGACAATGGGTTTTGACAAGCTGGCAACAATGATTGGAATTTACAATCATGCTTACTACCCTAAACATCTTGAAAATCTTGGACTAGCCAAAGAAAAAGAATGGGTAGAATATGAGATGAACTTCCCGAAAGTTCTTCCTGAAAAAGTAGAAAAATTCAGTGGCCTGATCGCTCAAAAATATAAGCTCAGCGTTCTTAAATTTAAATCAAAGGAAGAAATTCTCCCTTATGTAGAACCAATGTTCAAGTTATTGGATGAGACCTATAAGCATCTTTCTACTTATACTCCAATTTCTGATGAACAGATCAAAACATACAAAGAGAAATATTTCCCATTCATCGATAAAAATTATGTGATTTGTGTTGTGGATGAAAATCAACAGCTGGTTTCTTTCGCAATTACAATGCCTTCTTATTCTAAAGCCCTGCAAAAATCAAAAGGAAAATTATTTCCTTTCGGATGGTGGCATTTCTTACAAGCCGGCAAAAAGAATGACAGAGCCAATTTTTACCTTATCGGGATTCATCCCGAATATCAAAGACGCGGCGTAACGGCTATTATTTTCAAAGAAATTTTTGTACGGTTTACCAGCATGGGAATTAATTTCGCAGAAACCAACCCTGAACTTGAAGAAAATAAAAGTGTTCAGCTCTTATGGCAGGATTATAATCCGGTAAATCATAAGAGAAGAAGAACCTATTCTATGGAAGTAAATAAGTGA
- a CDS encoding NADH-quinone oxidoreductase subunit A encodes MNLPESYIPILIQAGVAVGFVAVSLLGAHFLGPQQKKGNSVKNQSWECGIPVEGNARTPFSIKYFLTAVLFVLFDIEIVFFYPYAVNFREFGMEGFLAVLTFVAIFFVAFFYVWKRGALDWDK; translated from the coding sequence ATGAATTTACCTGAAAGTTATATTCCAATCCTTATCCAGGCTGGTGTAGCAGTAGGATTTGTAGCTGTTTCTTTGCTTGGGGCACATTTCTTGGGGCCACAGCAGAAAAAAGGAAACTCTGTAAAAAACCAAAGCTGGGAATGCGGGATTCCTGTAGAAGGAAATGCTAGAACACCGTTTTCTATCAAGTACTTCCTGACTGCGGTATTGTTCGTACTATTCGATATTGAAATCGTATTCTTTTATCCTTACGCAGTAAACTTTAGAGAATTCGGCATGGAAGGATTTCTTGCTGTACTTACGTTCGTTGCAATCTTCTTCGTAGCGTTTTTCTATGTTTGGAAACGCGGTGCGCTGGATTGGGATAAATAA
- a CDS encoding NADH-quinone oxidoreductase subunit B — protein sequence MSDKKPVIRTDAPAPEGYEGEGFFATKLSSVIGMARKFSLWPLPFATSCCGIEFMATLNPTYDASRFGMERNSFSPRQADMLMVCGTISKKLGPVLKEVYTQMAEPKWVVAVGACASSGGIFDSYSVLQGIDKIIPVDVYVPGCPPRPEQIIEGVMQVQALAESESIRRRDMPEYQKLLDSYNISN from the coding sequence ATGTCAGATAAAAAACCAGTAATAAGAACAGATGCACCTGCTCCCGAAGGATATGAAGGAGAAGGGTTTTTCGCAACAAAACTGAGCAGTGTAATCGGGATGGCAAGAAAGTTTTCACTTTGGCCGTTACCATTTGCTACCTCTTGTTGTGGTATTGAGTTTATGGCTACCCTAAACCCAACGTATGATGCTTCAAGATTTGGTATGGAAAGAAACTCTTTCTCTCCAAGACAAGCAGATATGCTGATGGTTTGCGGAACTATATCAAAGAAATTAGGACCAGTCCTGAAAGAAGTTTATACTCAAATGGCAGAGCCGAAATGGGTAGTAGCAGTTGGAGCTTGTGCTTCCAGCGGTGGTATTTTCGATTCATATTCTGTGCTTCAGGGAATTGATAAAATTATTCCGGTAGACGTTTATGTTCCTGGATGTCCTCCAAGACCTGAACAGATCATTGAAGGGGTAATGCAGGTACAGGCTCTTGCAGAAAGCGAAAGCATCAGAAGAAGAGACATGCCTGAATATCAGAAGTTATTAGATTCTTACAACATAAGCAACTAA
- a CDS encoding NADH-quinone oxidoreductase subunit C encodes MTNEFVLEAITREFPESVISSSEPYEMLTIEVKKEDIKKIIHYLKDSSLEFNFLTDICGIHYPEFPEKEIGVVYHLHNMMANFRLRLKIFMSRENIEVDSLTELYAGANWMERETYDFYGIKFKGHPDLRPILNMEDLGYHPMLKEYRLEDGTRTDKDDNMFGR; translated from the coding sequence ATGACAAACGAATTTGTATTAGAAGCAATCACAAGAGAATTTCCGGAATCTGTCATTTCAAGCTCAGAACCTTACGAAATGCTGACAATTGAGGTGAAGAAAGAAGATATTAAGAAAATCATTCACTATCTTAAAGATTCATCATTGGAATTTAATTTCCTTACGGATATCTGTGGTATTCATTACCCTGAATTCCCTGAAAAGGAAATAGGCGTTGTATACCATTTGCATAATATGATGGCCAATTTCAGATTACGCCTGAAAATATTCATGTCCAGAGAAAATATCGAAGTAGATTCTCTTACTGAACTCTATGCCGGAGCTAACTGGATGGAAAGAGAAACGTATGACTTCTATGGGATTAAATTTAAAGGACACCCGGATCTCAGACCTATTTTGAATATGGAAGATCTTGGATACCACCCCATGTTGAAAGAATATCGCCTTGAAGACGGTACCAGAACCGATAAGGACGATAATATGTTCGGAAGATAA
- the nuoD gene encoding NADH dehydrogenase (quinone) subunit D yields the protein MKDNSLSNILNQYESKEQIDGQLYTLNLGPTHPATHGIFQNILTMDGERILHAEQTVGYIHRAFEKISERRNYSQITTLTDRMNYCSAPINNLGWHMTVEKLIGIKVPKRVDYMRVILMELARIGDHLICNGVTGMDSGAITGLTYMFIERERIYDMYEQICGARMTTNMGRIGGFERDFTPKFHELLKDFLKTFPPRFKEFCTLLERNRIFMDRTIGTGAISAERALSYGFTGPNLRAAGVDYDVRVAQPYSSYEDFDFIIPVGTSGDTYDRFMVRQQEIWESIKIIKQAYENLPEGPFHADVPDFYLPEKADVYQKMEALIYHFKIVMGETDVPKGEVYHAVEGGNGELGFYLVSDGGRSPYRLHFRRPCFIYYQAYPEMITGSVISDAIVTMCSMNIIAGELDA from the coding sequence ATGAAAGATAACTCATTATCTAATATACTAAACCAATACGAAAGTAAGGAACAGATTGACGGACAATTATATACCCTCAATTTAGGGCCTACCCACCCTGCTACTCACGGGATTTTCCAGAATATCTTAACGATGGACGGAGAGAGAATTCTTCACGCAGAGCAAACGGTAGGATATATCCACAGAGCATTTGAGAAAATTTCTGAAAGAAGAAACTACTCTCAGATCACTACCCTTACTGACCGTATGAATTACTGTTCTGCACCAATCAACAACTTAGGTTGGCATATGACAGTAGAAAAACTGATTGGTATTAAAGTTCCAAAGCGTGTAGACTATATGCGTGTTATCTTAATGGAACTGGCAAGAATCGGTGACCACCTGATTTGTAACGGGGTAACCGGAATGGACTCAGGAGCTATTACAGGTCTTACTTATATGTTCATCGAAAGAGAACGTATCTATGATATGTATGAGCAGATCTGTGGAGCAAGGATGACAACCAATATGGGAAGAATCGGAGGTTTTGAAAGAGATTTCACACCTAAGTTTCATGAGTTATTAAAAGACTTCTTAAAAACGTTCCCACCAAGATTCAAAGAATTCTGTACCCTATTGGAAAGAAACAGAATTTTCATGGACAGAACCATCGGTACTGGAGCAATTTCTGCCGAAAGAGCATTAAGCTACGGTTTCACAGGTCCAAACTTACGTGCAGCAGGAGTAGATTATGATGTAAGAGTTGCACAGCCTTACTCTTCCTATGAAGATTTCGACTTTATTATTCCTGTAGGAACTTCAGGAGATACTTACGACCGTTTCATGGTTCGTCAGCAGGAAATCTGGGAATCAATAAAAATCATCAAACAAGCATACGAAAATCTTCCGGAAGGACCATTCCATGCGGATGTTCCAGACTTCTATCTTCCTGAAAAGGCAGATGTATATCAGAAAATGGAAGCATTGATCTACCATTTCAAAATTGTAATGGGAGAAACTGATGTACCGAAAGGAGAAGTGTACCACGCTGTAGAAGGTGGAAACGGAGAATTAGGATTCTATCTTGTGAGCGATGGAGGAAGAAGCCCTTACAGACTTCACTTCAGAAGACCATGTTTCATCTACTATCAGGCATATCCTGAAATGATTACAGGCTCTGTAATTTCAGATGCCATTGTAACGATGTGTAGTATGAATATTATTGCGGGAGAATTAGACGCATAA
- the nuoE gene encoding complex I 24 kDa subunit family protein — MSETIAFKPESLAQVHKIIARYPEGRQKSALLPVLHLAQKEFGGWLDVPVMDYVAELLSIQPIEVYEVATFYTMFNMKPVGKYVLEVCRTGPCMVCGSEKILDHIRTKLNIKDGETTEDGMFTLKPAECLGACGYAPMLQLGKFFHENLTIEKVDEILELCRQGQLALD; from the coding sequence ATGAGCGAAACAATAGCTTTTAAACCGGAAAGTTTAGCACAGGTACATAAAATTATCGCAAGATATCCTGAAGGAAGACAGAAATCTGCTCTTCTTCCTGTACTTCACTTAGCACAGAAAGAATTCGGAGGATGGTTAGATGTTCCTGTGATGGATTATGTTGCCGAACTATTAAGTATCCAACCCATTGAAGTATATGAGGTGGCTACTTTCTATACCATGTTTAATATGAAGCCGGTAGGTAAATATGTTTTGGAAGTTTGCAGAACAGGACCTTGTATGGTTTGTGGAAGCGAAAAAATCCTTGACCATATCAGAACCAAACTGAATATTAAGGATGGAGAAACTACTGAAGACGGCATGTTTACATTAAAGCCTGCTGAATGTCTTGGAGCATGCGGATATGCACCAATGCTGCAGTTAGGAAAATTCTTTCATGAAAATTTAACAATAGAGAAAGTAGACGAAATCCTTGAACTTTGCAGACAGGGACAACTTGCTTTAGACTAA
- the nuoF gene encoding NADH-quinone oxidoreductase subunit NuoF: MSKKLLLKDAHIEGIRYFETYRKQGGYTAAEKALKMTPDEILEEVKASGLRGRGGAGFPTGMKWSFLAKPEGVPRHLVVNADESEPGTFKDRYLMEFLPHLLIEGMLISSYCLGSNTSYIYIRGEYSWIPDILEEAIEEAKAAGFLGKNILGTGFDCEIYVQRGGGAYICGEETALLESLEGKRGNPRLKPPFPAVKGLWERPTVVNNVESIAAIVPIIDITGAEYAKIGVGRSTGTKLISACGNINKPGVYEIDMTITVEEFIYSDEYCGGIKDGKRLKACIPGGSSVPIVPANLLLRTVNGEPRYMNYESLADGGFATGTMMGSGGFIVLDEDQCIVDHTMTLARFYNHESCGQCTPCREGTGWMYKILKKIEKGEGKMEDIDLLWDIQRKIEGNTICPLGDAAAWPVAAAIRHFRDEFEWHVKNPELSQTQNYGLAHYADPIPAVEKNA; this comes from the coding sequence ATGAGTAAAAAACTTTTACTTAAAGACGCACATATAGAAGGTATTCGCTACTTTGAAACTTACCGTAAACAGGGAGGTTATACAGCAGCTGAAAAAGCCTTGAAAATGACTCCTGACGAAATTCTTGAAGAAGTAAAAGCTTCAGGATTAAGAGGACGTGGTGGAGCCGGATTCCCAACAGGAATGAAATGGAGCTTTTTGGCAAAGCCGGAAGGTGTTCCAAGACACCTTGTTGTCAATGCGGATGAATCTGAGCCTGGAACATTCAAGGACAGATATCTGATGGAGTTCCTTCCTCATTTATTGATTGAGGGAATGCTGATTTCTTCTTACTGTTTAGGTTCCAATACTTCTTATATCTACATCCGTGGAGAATATTCATGGATTCCGGATATCCTTGAAGAAGCTATTGAAGAAGCTAAAGCAGCAGGGTTTTTAGGTAAAAACATCCTGGGAACAGGTTTCGATTGTGAAATTTATGTTCAGAGAGGTGGTGGAGCATACATCTGCGGTGAAGAAACTGCATTGCTTGAATCCCTTGAAGGAAAAAGAGGTAACCCAAGATTAAAACCACCATTCCCGGCTGTAAAAGGACTTTGGGAAAGACCAACGGTAGTAAATAATGTTGAATCTATTGCTGCAATAGTTCCGATCATTGATATTACAGGTGCTGAATACGCTAAAATAGGTGTAGGAAGATCTACAGGAACAAAATTGATTTCTGCTTGTGGAAACATCAACAAACCGGGTGTATACGAAATTGATATGACGATCACTGTAGAAGAATTCATCTACTCTGATGAATATTGCGGTGGTATTAAAGACGGTAAAAGATTAAAGGCTTGTATTCCTGGAGGAAGTTCTGTTCCGATTGTTCCAGCTAATTTATTGTTAAGAACAGTGAATGGAGAGCCAAGATATATGAACTATGAATCATTAGCTGATGGTGGTTTTGCTACCGGAACAATGATGGGTTCAGGAGGTTTCATCGTATTGGATGAAGATCAGTGTATTGTAGATCATACCATGACGTTGGCAAGATTCTACAATCACGAAAGCTGTGGACAATGTACTCCTTGCCGTGAAGGAACAGGATGGATGTACAAGATTTTAAAGAAAATCGAGAAAGGAGAAGGAAAAATGGAAGATATCGATCTACTTTGGGATATCCAGAGAAAAATCGAAGGAAATACGATTTGTCCATTGGGTGATGCAGCAGCTTGGCCGGTTGCAGCAGCGATTCGTCACTTCAGAGATGAATTTGAGTGGCACGTGAAAAACCCGGAATTGTCTCAGACACAAAACTATGGATTGGCACATTATGCAGATCCTATCCCGGCTGTTGAAAAGAATGCGTAG